One Mycobacteroides abscessus ATCC 19977 genomic window carries:
- a CDS encoding DUF58 domain-containing protein: protein MITWRASALISALAACTGAALALAVMTGRWQLVVFAAPFVGALAGASRRPPAARAWVTDEPEPLRCLESETITVAVSVESTGPAVVCGLRPALVEGLRIDADRPAAPNQLTMRTSAQRWGRYRVPVEVRSVSASGLWAGTALTLPASELRVYPLADPQDVALPPADLPDRIGTRLTRHHGPGVEYADIREYVPGDSLRTVNWRVSAQRGRLHVTDRLTDRAADVVVLIDTYPQPSGPATTATERSARGAAQLVQSVLQRGDRAGVVVLGSSARWLAPNIGRHQFYRLLDATLDAGEWHSHSASALAPRAAVPPNAIVVAFSTLLNADFGLALTDLRRRGHPVVVVDVLDRLPFREEPDPIVARWWRLERSRMYRNIAVTGVDVVGWSHDSGLNHAMHLMPRRPRRGRRR, encoded by the coding sequence ATGATCACCTGGCGTGCGTCTGCGTTGATATCGGCGCTGGCGGCATGCACCGGTGCCGCGTTGGCACTCGCGGTGATGACGGGACGCTGGCAGCTGGTGGTGTTCGCGGCACCGTTCGTCGGTGCGCTCGCCGGGGCGTCGCGGCGACCGCCGGCGGCCCGCGCGTGGGTCACCGATGAGCCAGAACCCTTGCGGTGCCTGGAATCAGAGACCATAACCGTTGCCGTGTCGGTGGAATCTACCGGACCCGCCGTGGTGTGTGGACTACGCCCGGCACTCGTCGAGGGGCTGCGGATCGACGCGGACAGGCCCGCGGCGCCCAACCAACTGACCATGCGGACATCAGCCCAGCGGTGGGGCCGGTACCGCGTTCCGGTTGAGGTTCGGTCGGTGTCGGCCTCCGGTCTATGGGCCGGTACCGCGCTGACGCTGCCTGCCAGCGAGCTGCGCGTGTATCCCTTGGCCGATCCGCAAGACGTCGCACTGCCCCCAGCCGATCTGCCCGACCGGATCGGCACGCGTTTGACGCGCCACCACGGCCCGGGCGTCGAGTACGCGGACATCCGCGAGTACGTACCGGGCGACTCGCTGCGCACCGTCAATTGGCGGGTGAGTGCGCAACGGGGACGCTTACATGTCACCGACCGGCTCACCGATCGAGCCGCCGATGTTGTCGTACTCATCGACACGTACCCGCAGCCGTCCGGCCCGGCGACCACCGCGACCGAGCGATCGGCACGGGGAGCGGCCCAGCTGGTGCAGTCGGTGTTGCAGCGGGGTGACCGTGCGGGGGTCGTCGTGCTGGGCAGTTCCGCGCGCTGGCTCGCCCCGAACATCGGCCGCCATCAGTTCTATCGGCTGCTTGACGCCACTCTCGATGCCGGAGAATGGCATTCGCACAGCGCAAGTGCCCTTGCCCCACGTGCCGCCGTGCCACCCAACGCGATCGTGGTCGCGTTTTCCACCCTTCTGAACGCCGACTTTGGCCTGGCACTGACCGACCTGCGGCGCCGCGGGCATCCCGTTGTGGTGGTCGATGTGCTCGATCGCCTGCCATTCCGCGAGGAACCCGATCCCATCGTGGCCCGGTGGTGGCGGCTGGAACGCTCGCGGATGTACCGCAATATCGCCGTCACGGGGGTCGACGTTGTCGGCTGGAGCCATGACTCCGGGCTCAATCATGCGATGCACCTGATGCCACGCCGTCCCCGGCGAGGACGACGGCGGTGA
- a CDS encoding AAA family ATPase: MTTVPISIATRHADAVLTEIERVVVGKRDALQLILLTILARGHVLIEDLPGLGKTLIARSFASALGLDFTRVQFTPDLLPADLLGSTIYDMSSGSFEFRTGPIFTNLLLADEINRTPPKTQSALLEAMAEGQVSLDGQTRQLPSPFVVLATDNPIEYEGTYPLPEAQLDRFAVRLQLGYLAEDLEIEMLQRRLSRGSTLPTVSQVIAADDLIAMREAVEAVSVHPDVLRYIVALAAATRSHSHVEVGASPRAELDLVQMSRARALLLGRDFVIPEDVKALAVPAVAHRISLRPEMWVRRITGAHVVDELLHRLPVPRASG, translated from the coding sequence GTGACAACGGTTCCGATTTCCATCGCGACCCGGCACGCGGATGCCGTGCTCACCGAGATCGAGCGGGTGGTCGTCGGGAAACGCGATGCGCTGCAACTCATTTTGCTGACGATCCTCGCGCGGGGACATGTGCTGATCGAGGATCTGCCAGGACTCGGCAAGACCTTGATCGCCCGGTCGTTCGCGTCCGCGCTGGGGCTTGATTTCACACGTGTGCAGTTCACTCCGGATCTGCTGCCCGCGGATCTGCTGGGTTCCACCATCTATGACATGTCTTCCGGGTCGTTCGAATTCCGGACGGGGCCCATCTTCACGAATCTTCTCCTGGCCGATGAGATCAACCGGACGCCGCCCAAAACGCAGTCGGCACTGCTGGAAGCGATGGCGGAGGGCCAGGTGAGCCTCGACGGTCAAACTCGGCAACTCCCATCACCATTCGTGGTCCTAGCAACGGACAACCCGATCGAGTACGAGGGCACCTACCCGCTGCCGGAGGCGCAGCTGGACCGGTTCGCGGTCCGGCTGCAACTGGGATACCTGGCCGAAGATCTCGAGATCGAAATGCTGCAGCGCCGATTGAGCCGAGGATCTACGCTGCCGACGGTGTCCCAGGTGATCGCCGCCGACGACCTCATCGCGATGCGAGAAGCTGTCGAAGCGGTCTCGGTACACCCGGATGTGCTGCGCTACATCGTCGCGTTGGCTGCCGCGACCCGTAGTCACTCCCATGTCGAGGTGGGGGCCAGTCCGCGTGCCGAGCTGGACCTGGTGCAGATGTCGCGCGCGCGGGCGCTGCTGCTCGGCCGCGATTTTGTGATCCCCGAGGACGTCAAGGCGCTAGCAGTGCCGGCGGTGGCCCACCGGATCAGTCTGCGCCCCGAGATGTGGGTGCGCCGCATCACCGGCGCACACGTGGTCGACGAGCTGTTGCACCGTCTGCCGGTGCCTCGGGCTTCCGGATGA
- a CDS encoding DUF4129 domain-containing protein — MTGADRPLLRATGLIVLIALSVVALRSYLPDAAALPPPEKPRAQPHSNALQLLLCGVVSILILVSLRRQRPNMPLPQENPPYLRLPALTRREAIIAAATVLVLMGGVWTALYLSGPAGEGPVREPASRSAEPTRPGAEPPAPGKPSPRRYSEVPMMILGVVLVGIAAAVFVLRRHEPDAPDGSTGQPAEPDATPTTPRSLVHLVELGLAEVAEPGRDPRAAIIACYAAMEQGLTAAPEAAPLESDTPSEVLQRAVHIGALQSQAGTQLVSLFSEARFSPHEMTQAHRQSAARWLQDVVDDLRSRQ, encoded by the coding sequence TTGACCGGTGCCGACAGACCGCTCCTGCGAGCGACAGGGCTTATCGTCCTGATCGCGCTGTCGGTCGTCGCGCTGCGTAGCTATCTACCGGACGCGGCAGCCCTGCCCCCACCCGAGAAACCTCGTGCGCAGCCCCATTCAAACGCGTTGCAGCTCTTGCTATGTGGCGTGGTATCCATCCTCATTCTGGTGAGTCTTCGCCGACAGCGGCCCAACATGCCGCTGCCGCAAGAGAACCCGCCGTATCTGCGATTACCGGCGCTGACGCGACGCGAAGCCATCATTGCCGCTGCCACCGTGCTCGTCCTGATGGGCGGGGTGTGGACGGCGCTCTACCTGAGCGGGCCGGCGGGAGAAGGTCCCGTTCGCGAGCCCGCGTCACGCAGTGCCGAACCGACACGGCCCGGCGCCGAACCACCGGCGCCGGGCAAGCCATCCCCACGACGGTATTCCGAGGTGCCGATGATGATCCTCGGTGTGGTGCTGGTCGGCATCGCCGCCGCGGTTTTTGTGCTCAGGCGCCACGAGCCGGACGCGCCGGACGGCAGCACGGGTCAGCCGGCCGAGCCAGATGCCACCCCCACGACGCCCCGATCGCTAGTCCACCTGGTGGAACTAGGCCTCGCGGAAGTTGCCGAACCGGGCCGTGATCCGCGGGCAGCGATCATCGCGTGTTACGCGGCCATGGAGCAGGGGCTTACCGCGGCGCCCGAGGCCGCACCGCTGGAGTCGGACACGCCGTCGGAAGTCTTGCAACGAGCGGTACATATCGGGGCCCTGCAATCGCAGGCGGGCACGCAGCTCGTCTCGCTGTTCTCCGAGGCCCGGTTCAGCCCGCATGAGATGACGCAGGCACATCGGCAGTCCGCCGCACGGTGGCTGCAAGACGTTGTGGACGATCTGCGGAGCCGGCAATGA
- a CDS encoding VOC family protein: MTTTARLGAISIDCADPAALAQFYRQVLDLEVLFESEQFVALKGAAVLLTFQRVADHQPPQWPEGGVPKQLHLELAASDLDAEEARILGLGATKAEVQPNPSGWRVLVDPAGHPFCITNMIPEGTY; this comes from the coding sequence ATGACGACAACGGCTCGACTCGGCGCGATATCGATCGATTGTGCAGATCCCGCTGCGCTGGCCCAGTTCTATCGACAGGTCCTGGATCTGGAAGTGCTGTTTGAAAGCGAGCAGTTCGTCGCGTTGAAGGGCGCCGCCGTGTTGCTGACCTTCCAGCGGGTGGCCGACCATCAGCCGCCACAGTGGCCCGAAGGTGGCGTACCCAAACAACTACATCTCGAGCTCGCGGCGTCGGACCTCGACGCCGAAGAGGCCCGCATCCTCGGGTTGGGGGCTACCAAGGCCGAGGTCCAGCCGAACCCGAGCGGTTGGCGGGTGCTGGTGGACCCGGCAGGGCACCCGTTCTGCATCACCAACATGATTCCCGAGGGCACCTATTGA
- a CDS encoding RNB domain-containing ribonuclease, which produces MTLKRLVARDLNFDGIRTEFGLPAEFSPEAQRDAAQAVDRYRAARVDRTDLELVTIDPPGSRDLDQALRLERTADGYLLHYAIADVAAQIEPGSTLDIEARERGETIYLPDGSVPLHPLVFSEGSASLLPHEIRPAALWRIETDHDANPVAWTVQRALVKSVRQLTYREAQDAAAAGNPHPAVAVLPEFGRKRRDLGLARGAIELNLPEQDVVRGAGGDWELVIEARTETDGWNAQISLLTGICAARIMLDGGIGMLRTLPPADGDVRRWMRRTAEALGVPWTNDTPIGEQLAALDPCATTTLAMMTQATTLLRGASYLVFDGVRPDEQAAQHAGIAAPYAHVTAPLRRLGDRFVTEICLALSAGTPVPQWAREGLADIRSSLLKSNTLANKVEQACLDLAEAHILAPQQGQTFDSVVLRGAEKKRAAEVFVSDPPILARCEGNPPEGQRAKLTLREADPVTRTVLFGFPADGR; this is translated from the coding sequence GTGACGTTGAAGCGACTGGTTGCTCGCGACCTCAACTTCGACGGCATTCGTACCGAGTTCGGGTTGCCCGCAGAATTCAGCCCCGAAGCCCAGCGCGATGCTGCCCAGGCAGTGGACCGCTATCGCGCAGCACGCGTCGATCGCACCGATCTGGAGCTGGTGACCATCGACCCGCCCGGATCCCGTGACCTGGACCAGGCCCTGCGCCTGGAACGCACCGCCGACGGCTACCTGCTGCACTACGCCATTGCTGACGTTGCGGCGCAGATCGAGCCCGGCAGCACACTGGATATCGAGGCACGTGAACGCGGCGAGACGATCTACCTACCCGATGGTTCGGTACCGCTGCATCCGTTGGTGTTCTCCGAGGGCTCGGCGAGCTTGTTGCCCCACGAGATCAGGCCCGCCGCCTTGTGGCGGATCGAGACCGACCACGATGCCAACCCGGTGGCGTGGACCGTGCAGCGCGCCCTCGTGAAATCCGTGCGACAGCTGACTTACCGGGAGGCTCAGGACGCGGCCGCCGCGGGCAATCCGCATCCCGCCGTGGCCGTACTCCCTGAATTTGGCCGCAAAAGACGAGATCTCGGGCTAGCCAGGGGCGCCATCGAGCTCAATCTGCCCGAGCAGGATGTGGTGCGCGGCGCCGGCGGTGACTGGGAGCTCGTCATCGAGGCGCGCACCGAAACCGACGGCTGGAACGCGCAGATATCGCTGCTCACCGGGATCTGCGCGGCACGGATCATGCTCGACGGCGGGATCGGCATGCTGCGTACGTTGCCGCCGGCGGACGGCGATGTGCGCCGCTGGATGCGCCGCACCGCCGAGGCCCTCGGGGTTCCATGGACCAACGACACACCGATAGGGGAGCAGCTCGCCGCGCTAGACCCCTGCGCCACAACCACATTGGCGATGATGACGCAGGCCACGACGCTGCTGCGGGGTGCCTCGTATCTGGTTTTCGACGGTGTACGTCCCGACGAGCAGGCCGCTCAACACGCCGGTATCGCCGCCCCCTACGCGCATGTGACCGCACCCTTGCGCAGGCTGGGGGACCGGTTTGTCACCGAAATCTGCCTGGCACTGTCCGCCGGCACCCCGGTGCCGCAATGGGCCCGCGAGGGCCTGGCCGACATTCGATCGTCCTTGCTGAAATCGAACACGTTGGCCAACAAGGTGGAGCAGGCGTGCCTGGATCTCGCCGAGGCCCACATCCTGGCCCCGCAACAGGGGCAGACCTTCGACTCGGTGGTGCTGCGAGGCGCCGAGAAGAAGCGGGCTGCGGAGGTTTTCGTGAGCGATCCGCCGATTCTTGCCCGGTGCGAGGGCAATCCGCCCGAAGGTCAGCGCGCCAAACTCACCCTGCGTGAAGCCGACCCCGTCACCAGGACCGTGCTATTCGGGTTCCCGGCGGACGGCCGCTGA
- a CDS encoding CYTH and CHAD domain-containing protein, which translates to MPSQHVEVERKFDVTDATISPSFEGISVVARVEQQPQQNLDAVYFDTPGQRLAQHHITLRRRTGGTDAGWHLKLPAGPDTRTELRLPLTEDDDAVPEELRDTVLAVVREDELAPVARISTVRLVSRLIGADGEELAEFCDDHVTAGDLSWREWELELSGGPDIALFDRITARLLDAGAVPAGHGSKLARVLDVPERERPKGKDSIQRALLEQLDQLQGWDRAVRVDTDDSVHQMRVTIRRIRSLLQSNPERFGLDTNPEPLDELRLLANILGVARDAEVLAQRYDEALAELPDTLIRGPVYERLVDAARQRYEAGLRRALAAMRSHRYFRLLDSLDELVASAGPASDTHHSDEGGTLDAAYRKVRRAARAAARAEGEYRDEALHRIRKSAKRLRYVASAEGAKKISQAAKDIQELLGEHQDSTVSRAYLATQAAEAHSAGEDTFTYGVLYQREHDAAETARHQVEATLKALRKAVRHKK; encoded by the coding sequence ATGCCATCTCAACACGTCGAGGTCGAGCGGAAGTTCGACGTCACCGACGCGACAATCAGCCCCTCCTTTGAGGGGATCTCCGTCGTCGCGCGCGTGGAGCAGCAACCACAGCAAAATTTAGACGCTGTGTACTTCGACACACCCGGCCAGCGGCTGGCGCAGCACCACATCACCCTGCGGCGCCGCACCGGCGGCACCGATGCCGGGTGGCATCTGAAGCTGCCGGCGGGGCCGGACACCCGGACCGAGCTGCGTCTGCCCCTCACCGAGGACGATGACGCGGTCCCCGAAGAGCTGCGGGACACCGTGCTGGCTGTGGTGCGCGAGGACGAACTCGCGCCGGTCGCGCGGATCAGCACCGTGCGCCTGGTGTCGCGGCTGATCGGCGCCGACGGCGAAGAGCTGGCCGAATTCTGCGACGATCACGTCACCGCGGGAGACCTGAGCTGGCGGGAATGGGAGCTGGAGCTCTCGGGCGGCCCCGACATCGCACTGTTCGACCGGATTACCGCCCGTCTGCTCGACGCCGGTGCGGTGCCCGCCGGGCACGGCTCCAAACTGGCCCGTGTTCTCGACGTGCCCGAACGTGAGCGGCCCAAGGGCAAGGATTCCATCCAGCGGGCACTGCTCGAGCAGCTGGACCAACTCCAGGGCTGGGATCGCGCGGTTCGGGTGGACACTGACGACTCCGTGCATCAGATGCGGGTCACCATTCGGCGTATCCGCAGTCTGCTGCAGTCCAATCCCGAGCGTTTCGGTCTGGACACCAACCCGGAACCGCTCGACGAGTTGCGCCTGCTGGCCAACATCCTCGGGGTGGCCAGGGACGCCGAGGTGCTCGCACAGCGGTACGACGAGGCTCTCGCCGAGCTTCCCGACACGCTGATCCGCGGTCCGGTGTACGAGCGGCTGGTGGACGCGGCCAGACAGCGGTATGAGGCAGGGTTGCGCCGTGCGTTGGCGGCAATGCGCAGCCACCGCTATTTCCGGCTGCTCGACTCGCTGGACGAGTTGGTCGCATCGGCCGGCCCGGCGTCCGATACTCATCACTCCGATGAGGGCGGCACACTCGACGCCGCCTACCGCAAGGTGCGCCGCGCGGCCCGGGCCGCGGCGCGGGCCGAGGGCGAGTATCGGGACGAGGCGCTGCATCGCATCCGCAAGTCGGCCAAGCGGCTGCGCTATGTGGCCAGCGCCGAAGGTGCCAAGAAAATCTCCCAGGCCGCCAAGGACATTCAGGAACTACTGGGCGAGCACCAGGACAGCACGGTCAGCCGCGCCTATCTGGCCACCCAGGCCGCCGAGGCACACAGCGCCGGCGAGGACACCTTCACCTACGGAGTGCTGTACCAGCGTGAGCACGATGCGGCGGAGACGGCGCGCCACCAGGTGGAGGCGACACTGAAGGCGCTCCGCAAGGCGGTGCGTCACAAGAAGTGA